A genome region from Musa acuminata AAA Group cultivar baxijiao chromosome BXJ3-5, Cavendish_Baxijiao_AAA, whole genome shotgun sequence includes the following:
- the LOC135638737 gene encoding S-adenosylmethionine synthase-like: MAGSDTFLFTSESVNEGHPDKLCDQVSDAVLDACLEQDPDSKVACETCTKTNMVMVFGEITTKANVDYEKIVRETCRNIGFVSDEVGLDADRCKVLVNIEQQSPDIAQGVHGHFTKRPEEIGAGDQGHMFGYATDETPELMPLSHVLATKLGARLTEVRKNGTCPWVRPDGKTQVTVEYRNDHGAMVPVRVHTVLISTQHDETVSNDEIAADLKEHVIKPVIPEKYIDEKTIFHLNPSGRFVIGGPHGDAGLTGRKIIIDTYGGWGAHGGGAFSGKDPTKVDRSGAYIVRQAAKSIVASGLARRCIVQVSYAIGVPEPLSVFVETYGTGKIPDKEILRIVKENFDFRPGMITINLDLKRGGNGRFLKTAAYGHFGRDDPDFTWEVVKPLKWEKPAA; encoded by the coding sequence ATGGCCGGCAGCGACACCTTCCTGTTCACCTCCGAATCCGTGAACGAGGGGCACCCCGACAAGCTCTGTGATCAGGTATCTGATGCCGTACTTGACGCCTGCCTGGAACAGGATCCCGACAGCAAGGTCGCCTGCGAGACCTGTACCAAGACCAACATGGTCATGGTCTTCGGGGAGATCACCACCAAGGCCAACGTTGACTACGAGAAGATCGTCCGCGAGACTTGCCGCAACATCGGGTTCGTCTCCGATGAAGTCGGCCTCGACGCAGACCGCTGCAAGGTGCTCGTCAACATCGAGCAGCAGTCTCCCGACATCGCCCAGGGCGTCCATGGCCACTTCACCAAGCGCCCCGAGGAGATCGGTGCCGGCGACCAGGGTCACATGTTTGGGTACGCGACCGACGAGACTCCTGAGCTGATGCCTCTCAGTCACGTCCTCGCCACCAAGCTCGGCGCGCGCCTGACCGAGGTCCGCAAGAACGGCACCTGCCCCTGGGTGCGCCCCGACGGCAAGACCCAGGTGACCGTGGAGTACCGAAATGACCACGGCGCCATGGTCCCCGTCCGCGTCCACACCGTCCTCATCTCCACCCAGCACGATGAGACCGTCAGTAACGACGAGATCGCCGCCGACCTCAAGGAACACGTCATTAAGCCGGTTATCCCTGAGAAGTACATCGACGAGAAGACCATATTCCACCTCAACCCATCCGGCCGCTTCGTCATCGGCGGCCCTCATGGCGACGCTGGGCTCACCGGCCGCAAAATCATCATCGACACCTACGGTGGGTGGGGAGCACACGGCGGTGGTGCCTTCTCTGGGAAGGATCCCACCAAGGTGGACCGCAGTGGTGCTTACATTGTGAGGCAGGCAGCCAAAAGCATCGTGGCCAGTGGGCTCGCCCGCCGCTGCATTGTGCAGGTGTCCTACGCCATTGGCGTCCCTGAGCCACTGTCAGTGTTCGTGGAGACCTATGGCACGGGCAAGATCCCAGACAAGGAGATCCTGAGGATTGTGAAGGAGAACTTCGACTTCAGGCCTGGGATGATCACCATCAACCTGGACCTGAAAAGGGGAGGGAATGGCAGGTTCCTTAAGACTGCGGCTTATGGGCATTTTGGCAGGGATGACCCAGACTTCACCTGGGAGGTTGTCAAGCCCCTCAAGTGGGAGAAACCTGCAGCCTAG
- the LOC103985628 gene encoding novel plant SNARE 13, which produces MASDLPINPELEEIDSKIQDIFRALQNGFQKLDKIKDPNRQSKQLEELTGKMRECKRLIKEFDRELKDQESRNPPEVNKQLNEKKQTMIKELNSYVALRKTFQSNLGNKRVELFDMGAETSDAVAEENVKMASDMSNQELIDAGRKQMDETDQAIERSKMVVGQTVEVGIQTTANLKGQTEQMGRIANELDTIHFSIKKASQLVKEIGRQVATDKCIMFFLFLLVCGVIAIIIVKIVHPNNKNIRDTPGLAPPAGRKLLSLEVLGN; this is translated from the exons ATGGCGAGCGATCTGCCGATTAACCCGGAGCTTGAGGAGATCGATAGCAAGATCCAAGACATCTTCCGAGCTCTTCA GAACGGATTCCAGAAATTGGATAAGATTAAAGACCCTAATAGACAGTCTAAACAGCTGGAGGAGCTCACTGGGAAGATGAGGGAATGTAAGCG GTTAATTAAAGAGTTTGATCGTGAACTTAAAGATCAGGAGAGTCGAAATCCACCAGAGGTTAATAAGCAGCTCAATGAGAAGAAGCAAACCATG ATTAAGGAGCTCAACTCATATGTGGCTTTGAGGAAGAC GTTCCAGAGTAACCTTGGTAATAAAAGAGTTGAACTCTTTGATATGGGTGCTGAAACTAGTGATGCTGTAGCTGAGGAGAATGTTAAGATGGCTTCAG ATATGTCTAACCAAGAACTAATTGATGCTGGAAGGAAACAGATGGATGAGACTGATCAAGCTATTGAGCGCTCAAAAATG GTTGTTGGGCAAACTGTTGAAGTTGGAATTCAAACTACTGCAAACCTTAAGGGCCAA ACAGAACAAATGGGTCGAATTGCTAATGAGCTGGACACTATTCACTTTTCCATCAAGAAGGCTTCTCAGTTGGTGAAAGAGATTGGTAGGCAG GTTGCTACTGATAAGTGCATCatgtttttcctatttcttttagTCTGTGGTGTAATTGCGATCATCATTGTGAAG ATAGTGCACCCAAATAACAAAAACATCAGAGATACACCTGGATTGGCACCTCCAGCTGGGAGGAAATTGTTATCATTAGAAGTTCTTGGAAATTGA
- the LOC135638514 gene encoding uncharacterized protein LOC135638514 — protein sequence MKSGGWLNGFGRTWPRERRERERERERERMRSDEARKILGFSPDSCPTRSEIKAAYRRKAFESHPDLFPAHEKSQAESNFKLIAEAYSSLGSGARSRSPYGATTVRVVRTGVPMGYGKGNRALITIPFLLLIAGTVSFAGLNAARAYKRQEKMCPSYNPFLP from the exons ATGAAGAGTGGAGGATGGCTTAACGGTTTTGGAAGGACCTGgccgagagagagaagagagagagagagagagagagagagggagaggatgcGGAGCGACGAGGCGAGAAAGATTCTGGGGTTCTCGCCAGACTCGTGCCCCACCCGCTCTGAG attaaggcagcatatagaaggaAAGCATTTGAGTCTCATCCTGACCTATTTCCAGCACATGAAAAATCCCAAGCTGAATCAAACTTTAAGCTG ATTGCAGAAGCTTATTCATCTCTGGGGTCAG GCGCAAGATCAAGGAGTCCATATGGAG CTACGACTGTGCGAGTTGTGAGGACTGGCGTTCCCATGGGGTATGGAAAGGGCAATCGAGCTCTGATAACCATCCCTTTTCTCCTCCTGATTGCAGGAACTGTATCCTTTGCCGGCTTAAATGCAGCGAG GGCATATAAAAGGCAAGAGAAGATGTGTCCCTCTTACAACCCATTTCTTCCATAG
- the LOC135638513 gene encoding GTP diphosphokinase CRSH1, chloroplastic-like: MAVAASANHHLLLLRLHPRRVPSPRTPLLRRNLIPALSTASRRDLAPGIRSSFAAADEASPNSPPLVEQPGGKMVVELVGAFNELTGRMGGVLSTTSSSRLLFKTLKLSIPLLQALPLAPDGRPPLSRALSVACLLADLQMDAEVISAGMLKEALEAGAITLHEVKSEISVSTAHLLHESMRIMHVPSKVEILDDESASALRRYCLTYYDIRALSLELAVKLDMMRHLDYLPRYRQQIKSLEVLKIYAPLAHAVGTGSLSLELEDLSFQYLFPYSYLYVDTWLRSYETEIRPLLEVYKEQLLQVLKADSELEMMVDSISIRGRYKSRFSTMKKLLRDGRKPEEVNDLLGLRVILNPRPGDDMPERGERACYRTHEIIQTLWKEVPSRTKDYITRPKKNGYRSLHVAVDVSEEGRVRPLMEIQIRTKEMDSLASGGAASHSLYKGGLTDPSEAKRLKAIMMAAAELAALRLRDLPSANHRGGLDIDHRNRIFRLLDKNGDGRISIEELTEVMEELGAGSKDAQELMQLLDSNCDGSLSSEEFDLFQRQVQFMRNMEETDDHYRTMLGEKLHMSDSTGLIQVYRKELGDKLAVS; this comes from the exons ATGGCGGTGGCCGCCTCCGcgaaccaccacctcctcctcctgcgGCTCCATCCTCGCCGTGTCCCGAGTCCCAGGACTCCCCTCCTTCGTCGGAACCTTATTCCCGCCCTCTCCACCGCCTCCCGCCGCGACCTCGCTCCGGGAATCCGGTCGTCCTTCGCGGCCGCTGACGAGGCCTCGCCCAATAGCCCGCCGTTGGTGGAGCAGCCTGGGGGGAAGATGGTGGTGGAGTTGGTGGGCGCCTTCAACGAACTGACGGGTAGGATGGGCGGCGTTCTCTCCACCACCTCCTCGTCTCGGTTGCTCTTCAAGACTCTGAAGCTATCCATTCCCCTGCTCCAGGCTCTGCCGCTCGCTCCCGACGGACGCCCGCCGCTCTCCCGTGCTCTCTCTGTTGCTTGCCTTCTCGCTGATCTCCAG ATGGATGCAGAAGTTATTTCTGCCGGCATGCTGAAGGAAGCTTTGGAGGCAGGTGCTATCACCTTGCATGAAGTCAAAAGCGAAATCAGTGTTAGTACTGCCCATTTGTTGCACGAGAGCATGCGCATAATGCATGTTCCTTCTAAAGTTGAGATATTAGATGACGAAAGTGCCAGTGCACTGAGGAGATATTGTTTAACCTACTATGACATCCGTGCATTGAGTCTAGAGCTTGCTGTCAAACTTGATATGATGAGGCATCTTGATTACCTCCCAAGATACCGCCAACAGATTAAGTCTCTGGAGGTACTGAAGATATATGCTCCATTAGCCCATGCAGTTGGAACAGGTTCTTTGTCGCTGGAGCTTGAGGACCTCTCCTTCCAATATTTGTTTCCCTATTCCTACCTATACGTTGATACATGGTTGAGAAGTTATGAGACAGAGATCAGACCCCTACTGGAAGTGTACAAGGAGCAGTTGCTGCAGGTACTAAAAGCTGACAGTGAATTGGAAATGATGGTGGATAGCATTTCAATCCGTGGTCGATACAAGAGTCGTTTCAGCACCATGAAGAAACTGTTGAGGGATGGACGCAAACCAGAAGAAGTGAATGATCTCTTGGGTTTGCGGGTCATCTTAAATCCTCGACCTGGTGATGACATGCCAGAGAGGGGTGAAAGAGCCTGTTATAGGACACATGAGATTATCCAAACTCTGTGGAAAGAAGTACCCAGCAGGACAAAGGATTATATTACCAGGCCCAAGAAAAATGGTTATAGAAGCTTACATGTTGCTGTTGATGTCAGTGAAGAAGGAAGGGTGAGGCCACTGATGGAGATACAGATACGTACTAAAGAGATGGACTCTTTGGCTTCTGGTGGAGCTGCTTCTCATTCTCTGTACAAAGGTGGTCTTACAGATCCAAGTGAG GCAAAACGGTTGAAAGCAATCATGATGGCTGCAGCCGAACTTGCAGCTCTGCGTCTTAGAGATCTCCCATCTGCAAATCATAGAGGGGGACTCGATATTGACCACAGAAATCGAATTTTTCGCCTTCTTGATAAAAATGGTGATGGGAGAATCAGTATTGAGGAACTTACTGAAGTGATGGAAGAGCTTGGTGCTGGAAGTAAAGATGCTCAGGAGCTCATGCAACTTCTTGATTCAAATTGTGATGGTTCTTTGAGCTCTGAAGAGTTTGATCTGTTTCAGAGACAG GTTCAATTTATGAGGAATATGGAGGAAACAGATGATCACTACAGAACCATGCTGGGAGAGAAGCTTCATATGAGTGACAGTACTGGCTTAATTCAGGTTTACCGCAAGGAGTTAGGTGACAAATTAGCAGTGAGCTAA